One genomic region from Drosophila subpulchrella strain 33 F10 #4 breed RU33 chromosome 2R, RU_Dsub_v1.1 Primary Assembly, whole genome shotgun sequence encodes:
- the LOC119550930 gene encoding mitochondrial sodium/calcium exchanger protein isoform X1: MGLHGNLKFNLTELDYEFHYFIKNMSCRAMMRLPYSYRCQMARQVGDCKRIINLFNYFRMMYCSIHIDNKITEVLFMFLFAFICVAFLWLMSFNIGAYFSPVLKIISLKLHMNEYLAGVTLLAFGNCSPEIIANLMPVRADAPIFTIAVGNTLAIILLSGGTVCFLRPFKMNGHCTLRDLLFLLLGVEVLRFVMNKEGAVTMWEGIVLFFIYVVYVVINIADVIIMRFYIKSKVYFFCCFGRVLDSVYHSELRKEVDHLGNLTPPPTKELQAKLRTLTSLEVENDIQISDTTKYRRSRNSGNHFSDTTRTGYFVTPKPKERPEQVDHEANRTNLHNSENPKNLLLFTEFLWSLNPIDGEAWQLGGKCNRLYLIVRSPLVFVMLLFIPVVDFEKDKHGWSKLLNCTQIVTNPFVIITLVHSAVASVYHTWYITLNIGISMWSPCITIPLAIAVFLHSRTDVPPFYHQLFIIPTFLSSMVTLWIAVTELEVLSEIVGIVFNLSETFMAVTFEAVSNATPDIIANSQLAMQGYGRMAFAAIIGGPVFAILISMSLAFIFNHRVREVGAHLWVYGDLGDNCYIFLVITIVTTLWWCVTFNFYARRSAGVFLWLIYLLFLIYAVCVEWELVHPFSRDEYIDPI, from the exons ATGGGTTTGCACGGAAATCTTAAATTTAACTTAACAGAACTAGACTACGAATTTCACTACTTTATCAAGAAC ATGAGCTGCAGAGCCATGATGAGACTTCCCTATTCGTATCGTTGCCAGATGGCCAGGCAAGTCGGTGACTGCAAACGCATAATAAACTTATTCAACTACTTCAGGATGATGTATTGCTCGATCCACATTGATAACAAAATAACAGAGGTCCTGTTCATGTTTCTGTTTGCGTTTATTTGTGTGGCCTTCCTATGGCTTATGTCCTTCAACATTGGTGCCTA CTTTTCGCCAGTCCTCAAGATAATCTCGCTGAAGCTGCACATGAATGAGTACCTGGCGGGTGTTACCCTCTTAGCATTCGGCAACTGTAGTCCTGAAATTATTGCTAATCTGATGCCCGTGAGAGCGGATGCGCCGATCTTCACCATAGCTGTGGGTAATACCCTGGCCATAATATTGCTGAGTGGTGGCACAGTTTGTTTTCTAAGGCCCTTTAAAATGAACGGACACTGCACACTGCGAGATCTTTTGTTTCTGCTGCTGGGTGTTGAGGTCCTCCGATTTGTCATGAACAAGGAGGGAGCAGTGACCATGTGGGAAGGAATCG TGCTGTTCTTTATTTACGTCGTATATGTGGTTATTAACATAGCCGATGTTATTATAATGCGCTTCTACATCAAAAGTAAGGTTTActtcttttgttgttttggaAGAGTACTTGATTCCGTTTACCACTCAGAACTTCGAAAAGAAGTGGACCACTTGGGTAACCTAACTCCCCCGCCGACTAAGGAACTACAGGCTAAGCTGCGAACATTGACTTCGTTGGAAGTTGAGAATGACATACAAATCAGTGATACAACCAAGTATCGACGGTCCAGGAATTCTGGTAACCACTTCTCCGATACGACGAGAACCGGCTATTTTGTCACCCCCAAACCGAAGGAACGACCCGAACAAGTTGACCACGAAGCCAATCGTACCAACCTGCACAATTcggaaaacccaaaaaatctcTTGCTGTTCACGGAGTTCCTTTGGTCCCTCAACCCCATTGATGGGGAGGCCTGGCAGCTGGGCGGTAAGTGCAATCGACTATACCTGATTGTCAGGTCCCCCCTGGTATTCGTAATGCTGCTCTTTATTCCCGTGGTGGACTTCGAGAAGGACAAGCATGGTTGGAGCAAGCTGCTCAACTGCACGCAGATTGTGACGAACCCGTTTGTGATCATTACCCTGGTGCATT CTGCCGTGGCCAGTGTCTATCACACCTGGTACATAACCCTCAACATTGGCATCTCGATGTGGTCGCCGTGCATAACGATCCCGCTGGCCATAGCTGTCTTCCTGCATTCACGGACGGACGTGCCGCCGTTCTATCACCAA CTGTTTATTATCCCTACCTTTCTTAGTTCCATGGTGACCCTCTGGATCGCTGTCACCGAGTTGGAAGTCCTCTCCGAGATTGTGGGCATCGTGTTCAATCTATCCGAGACCTTCATGGCGGTCACCTTTGAGGCCGTTTCGAATGCCACCCCTGATATTATAGCCAATTCCCAGCTGGCCATGCAGGGTTACGGCCGCATGGCCTTCGCGGCCATTATTGGAGGACCAGTTTTTG CGATTTTAATCAGCATGAGTTTGGCCTTCATCTTCAATCACAGAGTTCGCGAGGTGGGCGCTCATTTGTGGGTGTACGGCGATCTGGGTGATAACTGCTATATTTTCCTGGTAATAACCATCGTGACCACATTGTGGTGGTGTGTAACCTTCAACTTTTACGCCCGACGATCCGCCGGAGTTTTCCTGTGGCTCATTTATTTGCTGTTCCTTATATATGCAGTTTGCGTGGAGTGGGAACTCGTGCACCCATTTTCTAGAGATGAATATATTGACCCAATATGA
- the LOC119550930 gene encoding mitochondrial sodium/calcium exchanger protein isoform X2: MGLHGNLKFNLTELDYEFHYFIKNMSCRAMMRLPYSYRCQMARQVGDCKRIINLFNYFRMMYCSIHIDNKITEVLFMFLFAFICVAFLWLMSFNIGAYFSPVLKIISLKLHMNEYLAGVTLLAFGNCSPEIIANLMPVRADAPIFTIAVGNTLAIILLSGGTVCFLRPFKMNGHCTLRDLLFLLLGVEVLRFVMNKEGAVTMWEGIVLFFIYVVYVVINIADVIIMRFYIKKLRKEVDHLGNLTPPPTKELQAKLRTLTSLEVENDIQISDTTKYRRSRNSGNHFSDTTRTGYFVTPKPKERPEQVDHEANRTNLHNSENPKNLLLFTEFLWSLNPIDGEAWQLGGKCNRLYLIVRSPLVFVMLLFIPVVDFEKDKHGWSKLLNCTQIVTNPFVIITLVHSAVASVYHTWYITLNIGISMWSPCITIPLAIAVFLHSRTDVPPFYHQLFIIPTFLSSMVTLWIAVTELEVLSEIVGIVFNLSETFMAVTFEAVSNATPDIIANSQLAMQGYGRMAFAAIIGGPVFAILISMSLAFIFNHRVREVGAHLWVYGDLGDNCYIFLVITIVTTLWWCVTFNFYARRSAGVFLWLIYLLFLIYAVCVEWELVHPFSRDEYIDPI; the protein is encoded by the exons ATGGGTTTGCACGGAAATCTTAAATTTAACTTAACAGAACTAGACTACGAATTTCACTACTTTATCAAGAAC ATGAGCTGCAGAGCCATGATGAGACTTCCCTATTCGTATCGTTGCCAGATGGCCAGGCAAGTCGGTGACTGCAAACGCATAATAAACTTATTCAACTACTTCAGGATGATGTATTGCTCGATCCACATTGATAACAAAATAACAGAGGTCCTGTTCATGTTTCTGTTTGCGTTTATTTGTGTGGCCTTCCTATGGCTTATGTCCTTCAACATTGGTGCCTA CTTTTCGCCAGTCCTCAAGATAATCTCGCTGAAGCTGCACATGAATGAGTACCTGGCGGGTGTTACCCTCTTAGCATTCGGCAACTGTAGTCCTGAAATTATTGCTAATCTGATGCCCGTGAGAGCGGATGCGCCGATCTTCACCATAGCTGTGGGTAATACCCTGGCCATAATATTGCTGAGTGGTGGCACAGTTTGTTTTCTAAGGCCCTTTAAAATGAACGGACACTGCACACTGCGAGATCTTTTGTTTCTGCTGCTGGGTGTTGAGGTCCTCCGATTTGTCATGAACAAGGAGGGAGCAGTGACCATGTGGGAAGGAATCG TGCTGTTCTTTATTTACGTCGTATATGTGGTTATTAACATAGCCGATGTTATTATAATGCGCTTCTACATCAAAA AACTTCGAAAAGAAGTGGACCACTTGGGTAACCTAACTCCCCCGCCGACTAAGGAACTACAGGCTAAGCTGCGAACATTGACTTCGTTGGAAGTTGAGAATGACATACAAATCAGTGATACAACCAAGTATCGACGGTCCAGGAATTCTGGTAACCACTTCTCCGATACGACGAGAACCGGCTATTTTGTCACCCCCAAACCGAAGGAACGACCCGAACAAGTTGACCACGAAGCCAATCGTACCAACCTGCACAATTcggaaaacccaaaaaatctcTTGCTGTTCACGGAGTTCCTTTGGTCCCTCAACCCCATTGATGGGGAGGCCTGGCAGCTGGGCGGTAAGTGCAATCGACTATACCTGATTGTCAGGTCCCCCCTGGTATTCGTAATGCTGCTCTTTATTCCCGTGGTGGACTTCGAGAAGGACAAGCATGGTTGGAGCAAGCTGCTCAACTGCACGCAGATTGTGACGAACCCGTTTGTGATCATTACCCTGGTGCATT CTGCCGTGGCCAGTGTCTATCACACCTGGTACATAACCCTCAACATTGGCATCTCGATGTGGTCGCCGTGCATAACGATCCCGCTGGCCATAGCTGTCTTCCTGCATTCACGGACGGACGTGCCGCCGTTCTATCACCAA CTGTTTATTATCCCTACCTTTCTTAGTTCCATGGTGACCCTCTGGATCGCTGTCACCGAGTTGGAAGTCCTCTCCGAGATTGTGGGCATCGTGTTCAATCTATCCGAGACCTTCATGGCGGTCACCTTTGAGGCCGTTTCGAATGCCACCCCTGATATTATAGCCAATTCCCAGCTGGCCATGCAGGGTTACGGCCGCATGGCCTTCGCGGCCATTATTGGAGGACCAGTTTTTG CGATTTTAATCAGCATGAGTTTGGCCTTCATCTTCAATCACAGAGTTCGCGAGGTGGGCGCTCATTTGTGGGTGTACGGCGATCTGGGTGATAACTGCTATATTTTCCTGGTAATAACCATCGTGACCACATTGTGGTGGTGTGTAACCTTCAACTTTTACGCCCGACGATCCGCCGGAGTTTTCCTGTGGCTCATTTATTTGCTGTTCCTTATATATGCAGTTTGCGTGGAGTGGGAACTCGTGCACCCATTTTCTAGAGATGAATATATTGACCCAATATGA
- the LOC119550930 gene encoding mitochondrial sodium/calcium exchanger protein isoform X4 — translation MGLHGNLKFNLTELDYEFHYFIKNMSCRAMMRLPYSYRCQMARQVGDCKRIINLFNYFRMMYCSIHIDNKITEVLFMFLFAFICVAFLWLMSFNIGAYFSPVLKIISLKLHMNEYLAGVTLLAFGNCSPEIIANLMPVRADAPIFTIAVGNTLAIILLSGGTVCFLRPFKMNGHCTLRDLLFLLLGVEVLRFVMNKEGAVTMWEGIVLFFIYVVYVVINIADVIIMRFYIKKLRKEVDHLGNLTPPPTKELQAKLRTLTSLEVENDIQISDTTKYRRSRNSGNHFSDTTRTGYFVTPKPKERPEQVDHEANRTNLHNSENPKNLLLFTEFLWSLNPIDGEAWQLGGKCNRLYLIVRSPLVFVMLLFIPVVDFEKDKHGWSKLLNCTQIVTNPFVIITLVHSAVASVYHTWYITLNIGISMWSPCITIPLAIAVFLHSRTDVPPFYHQFHGDPLDRCHRVGSPLRDCGHRVQSIRDLHGGHL, via the exons ATGGGTTTGCACGGAAATCTTAAATTTAACTTAACAGAACTAGACTACGAATTTCACTACTTTATCAAGAAC ATGAGCTGCAGAGCCATGATGAGACTTCCCTATTCGTATCGTTGCCAGATGGCCAGGCAAGTCGGTGACTGCAAACGCATAATAAACTTATTCAACTACTTCAGGATGATGTATTGCTCGATCCACATTGATAACAAAATAACAGAGGTCCTGTTCATGTTTCTGTTTGCGTTTATTTGTGTGGCCTTCCTATGGCTTATGTCCTTCAACATTGGTGCCTA CTTTTCGCCAGTCCTCAAGATAATCTCGCTGAAGCTGCACATGAATGAGTACCTGGCGGGTGTTACCCTCTTAGCATTCGGCAACTGTAGTCCTGAAATTATTGCTAATCTGATGCCCGTGAGAGCGGATGCGCCGATCTTCACCATAGCTGTGGGTAATACCCTGGCCATAATATTGCTGAGTGGTGGCACAGTTTGTTTTCTAAGGCCCTTTAAAATGAACGGACACTGCACACTGCGAGATCTTTTGTTTCTGCTGCTGGGTGTTGAGGTCCTCCGATTTGTCATGAACAAGGAGGGAGCAGTGACCATGTGGGAAGGAATCG TGCTGTTCTTTATTTACGTCGTATATGTGGTTATTAACATAGCCGATGTTATTATAATGCGCTTCTACATCAAAA AACTTCGAAAAGAAGTGGACCACTTGGGTAACCTAACTCCCCCGCCGACTAAGGAACTACAGGCTAAGCTGCGAACATTGACTTCGTTGGAAGTTGAGAATGACATACAAATCAGTGATACAACCAAGTATCGACGGTCCAGGAATTCTGGTAACCACTTCTCCGATACGACGAGAACCGGCTATTTTGTCACCCCCAAACCGAAGGAACGACCCGAACAAGTTGACCACGAAGCCAATCGTACCAACCTGCACAATTcggaaaacccaaaaaatctcTTGCTGTTCACGGAGTTCCTTTGGTCCCTCAACCCCATTGATGGGGAGGCCTGGCAGCTGGGCGGTAAGTGCAATCGACTATACCTGATTGTCAGGTCCCCCCTGGTATTCGTAATGCTGCTCTTTATTCCCGTGGTGGACTTCGAGAAGGACAAGCATGGTTGGAGCAAGCTGCTCAACTGCACGCAGATTGTGACGAACCCGTTTGTGATCATTACCCTGGTGCATT CTGCCGTGGCCAGTGTCTATCACACCTGGTACATAACCCTCAACATTGGCATCTCGATGTGGTCGCCGTGCATAACGATCCCGCTGGCCATAGCTGTCTTCCTGCATTCACGGACGGACGTGCCGCCGTTCTATCACCAA TTCCATGGTGACCCTCTGGATCGCTGTCACCGAGTTGGAAGTCCTCTCCGAGATTGTGGGCATCGTGTTCAATCTATCCGAGACCTTCATGGCGGTCACCTTTGA
- the LOC119550930 gene encoding mitochondrial sodium/calcium exchanger protein isoform X3, protein MGLHGNLKFNLTELDYEFHYFIKNMSCRAMMRLPYSYRCQMARQVGDCKRIINLFNYFRMMYCSIHIDNKITEVLFMFLFAFICVAFLWLMSFNIGAYFSPVLKIISLKLHMNEYLAGVTLLAFGNCSPEIIANLMPVRADAPIFTIAVGNTLAIILLSGGTVCFLRPFKMNGHCTLRDLLFLLLGVEVLRFVMNKEGAVTMWEGIVLFFIYVVYVVINIADVIIMRFYIKSKVYFFCCFGRVLDSVYHSELRKEVDHLGNLTPPPTKELQAKLRTLTSLEVENDIQISDTTKYRRSRNSGNHFSDTTRTGYFVTPKPKERPEQVDHEANRTNLHNSENPKNLLLFTEFLWSLNPIDGEAWQLGGKCNRLYLIVRSPLVFVMLLFIPVVDFEKDKHGWSKLLNCTQIVTNPFVIITLVHSAVASVYHTWYITLNIGISMWSPCITIPLAIAVFLHSRTDVPPFYHQFHGDPLDRCHRVGSPLRDCGHRVQSIRDLHGGHL, encoded by the exons ATGGGTTTGCACGGAAATCTTAAATTTAACTTAACAGAACTAGACTACGAATTTCACTACTTTATCAAGAAC ATGAGCTGCAGAGCCATGATGAGACTTCCCTATTCGTATCGTTGCCAGATGGCCAGGCAAGTCGGTGACTGCAAACGCATAATAAACTTATTCAACTACTTCAGGATGATGTATTGCTCGATCCACATTGATAACAAAATAACAGAGGTCCTGTTCATGTTTCTGTTTGCGTTTATTTGTGTGGCCTTCCTATGGCTTATGTCCTTCAACATTGGTGCCTA CTTTTCGCCAGTCCTCAAGATAATCTCGCTGAAGCTGCACATGAATGAGTACCTGGCGGGTGTTACCCTCTTAGCATTCGGCAACTGTAGTCCTGAAATTATTGCTAATCTGATGCCCGTGAGAGCGGATGCGCCGATCTTCACCATAGCTGTGGGTAATACCCTGGCCATAATATTGCTGAGTGGTGGCACAGTTTGTTTTCTAAGGCCCTTTAAAATGAACGGACACTGCACACTGCGAGATCTTTTGTTTCTGCTGCTGGGTGTTGAGGTCCTCCGATTTGTCATGAACAAGGAGGGAGCAGTGACCATGTGGGAAGGAATCG TGCTGTTCTTTATTTACGTCGTATATGTGGTTATTAACATAGCCGATGTTATTATAATGCGCTTCTACATCAAAAGTAAGGTTTActtcttttgttgttttggaAGAGTACTTGATTCCGTTTACCACTCAGAACTTCGAAAAGAAGTGGACCACTTGGGTAACCTAACTCCCCCGCCGACTAAGGAACTACAGGCTAAGCTGCGAACATTGACTTCGTTGGAAGTTGAGAATGACATACAAATCAGTGATACAACCAAGTATCGACGGTCCAGGAATTCTGGTAACCACTTCTCCGATACGACGAGAACCGGCTATTTTGTCACCCCCAAACCGAAGGAACGACCCGAACAAGTTGACCACGAAGCCAATCGTACCAACCTGCACAATTcggaaaacccaaaaaatctcTTGCTGTTCACGGAGTTCCTTTGGTCCCTCAACCCCATTGATGGGGAGGCCTGGCAGCTGGGCGGTAAGTGCAATCGACTATACCTGATTGTCAGGTCCCCCCTGGTATTCGTAATGCTGCTCTTTATTCCCGTGGTGGACTTCGAGAAGGACAAGCATGGTTGGAGCAAGCTGCTCAACTGCACGCAGATTGTGACGAACCCGTTTGTGATCATTACCCTGGTGCATT CTGCCGTGGCCAGTGTCTATCACACCTGGTACATAACCCTCAACATTGGCATCTCGATGTGGTCGCCGTGCATAACGATCCCGCTGGCCATAGCTGTCTTCCTGCATTCACGGACGGACGTGCCGCCGTTCTATCACCAA TTCCATGGTGACCCTCTGGATCGCTGTCACCGAGTTGGAAGTCCTCTCCGAGATTGTGGGCATCGTGTTCAATCTATCCGAGACCTTCATGGCGGTCACCTTTGA
- the LOC119550930 gene encoding mitochondrial sodium/calcium exchanger protein isoform X6: MGLHGNLKFNLTELDYEFHYFIKNMSCRAMMRLPYSYRCQMARQVGDCKRIINLFNYFRMMYCSIHIDNKITEVLFMFLFAFICVAFLWLMSFNIGAYFSPVLKIISLKLHMNEYLAGVTLLAFGNCSPEIIANLMPVRADAPIFTIAVGNTLAIILLSGGTVCFLRPFKMNGHCTLRDLLFLLLGVEVLRFVMNKEGAVTMWEGIVLFFIYVVYVVINIADVIIMRFYIKSKVYFFCCFGRVLDSVYHSELRKEVDHLGNLTPPPTKELQAKLRTLTSLEVENDIQISDTTKYRRSRNSGNHFSDTTRTGYFVTPKPKERPEQVDHEANRTNLHNSENPKNLLLFTEFLWSLNPIDGEAWQLGGKCNRLYLIVRSPLVFVMLLFIPVVDFEKDKHGWSKLLNCTQIVTNPFVIITLVHCSCRGQCLSHLVHNPQHWHLDVVAVHNDPAGHSCLPAFTDGRAAVLSPIPW; encoded by the exons ATGGGTTTGCACGGAAATCTTAAATTTAACTTAACAGAACTAGACTACGAATTTCACTACTTTATCAAGAAC ATGAGCTGCAGAGCCATGATGAGACTTCCCTATTCGTATCGTTGCCAGATGGCCAGGCAAGTCGGTGACTGCAAACGCATAATAAACTTATTCAACTACTTCAGGATGATGTATTGCTCGATCCACATTGATAACAAAATAACAGAGGTCCTGTTCATGTTTCTGTTTGCGTTTATTTGTGTGGCCTTCCTATGGCTTATGTCCTTCAACATTGGTGCCTA CTTTTCGCCAGTCCTCAAGATAATCTCGCTGAAGCTGCACATGAATGAGTACCTGGCGGGTGTTACCCTCTTAGCATTCGGCAACTGTAGTCCTGAAATTATTGCTAATCTGATGCCCGTGAGAGCGGATGCGCCGATCTTCACCATAGCTGTGGGTAATACCCTGGCCATAATATTGCTGAGTGGTGGCACAGTTTGTTTTCTAAGGCCCTTTAAAATGAACGGACACTGCACACTGCGAGATCTTTTGTTTCTGCTGCTGGGTGTTGAGGTCCTCCGATTTGTCATGAACAAGGAGGGAGCAGTGACCATGTGGGAAGGAATCG TGCTGTTCTTTATTTACGTCGTATATGTGGTTATTAACATAGCCGATGTTATTATAATGCGCTTCTACATCAAAAGTAAGGTTTActtcttttgttgttttggaAGAGTACTTGATTCCGTTTACCACTCAGAACTTCGAAAAGAAGTGGACCACTTGGGTAACCTAACTCCCCCGCCGACTAAGGAACTACAGGCTAAGCTGCGAACATTGACTTCGTTGGAAGTTGAGAATGACATACAAATCAGTGATACAACCAAGTATCGACGGTCCAGGAATTCTGGTAACCACTTCTCCGATACGACGAGAACCGGCTATTTTGTCACCCCCAAACCGAAGGAACGACCCGAACAAGTTGACCACGAAGCCAATCGTACCAACCTGCACAATTcggaaaacccaaaaaatctcTTGCTGTTCACGGAGTTCCTTTGGTCCCTCAACCCCATTGATGGGGAGGCCTGGCAGCTGGGCGGTAAGTGCAATCGACTATACCTGATTGTCAGGTCCCCCCTGGTATTCGTAATGCTGCTCTTTATTCCCGTGGTGGACTTCGAGAAGGACAAGCATGGTTGGAGCAAGCTGCTCAACTGCACGCAGATTGTGACGAACCCGTTTGTGATCATTACCCTGGTGCATTGTAG CTGCCGTGGCCAGTGTCTATCACACCTGGTACATAACCCTCAACATTGGCATCTCGATGTGGTCGCCGTGCATAACGATCCCGCTGGCCATAGCTGTCTTCCTGCATTCACGGACGGACGTGCCGCCGTTCTATCACCAA TTCCATGGTGA
- the LOC119550930 gene encoding mitochondrial sodium/calcium exchanger protein isoform X5, translating into MGLHGNLKFNLTELDYEFHYFIKNMSCRAMMRLPYSYRCQMARQVGDCKRIINLFNYFRMMYCSIHIDNKITEVLFMFLFAFICVAFLWLMSFNIGAYFSPVLKIISLKLHMNEYLAGVTLLAFGNCSPEIIANLMPVRADAPIFTIAVGNTLAIILLSGGTVCFLRPFKMNGHCTLRDLLFLLLGVEVLRFVMNKEGAVTMWEGIVLFFIYVVYVVINIADVIIMRFYIKSKVYFFCCFGRVLDSVYHSELRKEVDHLGNLTPPPTKELQAKLRTLTSLEVENDIQISDTTKYRRSRNSGNHFSDTTRTGYFVTPKPKERPEQVDHEANRTNLHNSENPKNLLLFTEFLWSLNPIDGEAWQLGGKCNRLYLIVRSPLVFVMLLFIPVVDFEKDKHGWSKLLNCTQIVTNPFVIITLVHCSCRGQCLSHLVHNPQHWHLDVVAVHNDPAGHSCLPAFTDGRAAVLSPTVYYPYLS; encoded by the exons ATGGGTTTGCACGGAAATCTTAAATTTAACTTAACAGAACTAGACTACGAATTTCACTACTTTATCAAGAAC ATGAGCTGCAGAGCCATGATGAGACTTCCCTATTCGTATCGTTGCCAGATGGCCAGGCAAGTCGGTGACTGCAAACGCATAATAAACTTATTCAACTACTTCAGGATGATGTATTGCTCGATCCACATTGATAACAAAATAACAGAGGTCCTGTTCATGTTTCTGTTTGCGTTTATTTGTGTGGCCTTCCTATGGCTTATGTCCTTCAACATTGGTGCCTA CTTTTCGCCAGTCCTCAAGATAATCTCGCTGAAGCTGCACATGAATGAGTACCTGGCGGGTGTTACCCTCTTAGCATTCGGCAACTGTAGTCCTGAAATTATTGCTAATCTGATGCCCGTGAGAGCGGATGCGCCGATCTTCACCATAGCTGTGGGTAATACCCTGGCCATAATATTGCTGAGTGGTGGCACAGTTTGTTTTCTAAGGCCCTTTAAAATGAACGGACACTGCACACTGCGAGATCTTTTGTTTCTGCTGCTGGGTGTTGAGGTCCTCCGATTTGTCATGAACAAGGAGGGAGCAGTGACCATGTGGGAAGGAATCG TGCTGTTCTTTATTTACGTCGTATATGTGGTTATTAACATAGCCGATGTTATTATAATGCGCTTCTACATCAAAAGTAAGGTTTActtcttttgttgttttggaAGAGTACTTGATTCCGTTTACCACTCAGAACTTCGAAAAGAAGTGGACCACTTGGGTAACCTAACTCCCCCGCCGACTAAGGAACTACAGGCTAAGCTGCGAACATTGACTTCGTTGGAAGTTGAGAATGACATACAAATCAGTGATACAACCAAGTATCGACGGTCCAGGAATTCTGGTAACCACTTCTCCGATACGACGAGAACCGGCTATTTTGTCACCCCCAAACCGAAGGAACGACCCGAACAAGTTGACCACGAAGCCAATCGTACCAACCTGCACAATTcggaaaacccaaaaaatctcTTGCTGTTCACGGAGTTCCTTTGGTCCCTCAACCCCATTGATGGGGAGGCCTGGCAGCTGGGCGGTAAGTGCAATCGACTATACCTGATTGTCAGGTCCCCCCTGGTATTCGTAATGCTGCTCTTTATTCCCGTGGTGGACTTCGAGAAGGACAAGCATGGTTGGAGCAAGCTGCTCAACTGCACGCAGATTGTGACGAACCCGTTTGTGATCATTACCCTGGTGCATTGTAG CTGCCGTGGCCAGTGTCTATCACACCTGGTACATAACCCTCAACATTGGCATCTCGATGTGGTCGCCGTGCATAACGATCCCGCTGGCCATAGCTGTCTTCCTGCATTCACGGACGGACGTGCCGCCGTTCTATCACCAA CTGTTTATTATCCCTACCTTTCTTAG